The following proteins are encoded in a genomic region of Paenibacillus sp. FSL H3-0469:
- a CDS encoding AraC family transcriptional regulator: MRKWNSAFAALAASYISVVLVIVLLLCSAFYLYFSNHYKEELQGRNRLILDNTARTLEASVLQRVQQIYLEVSLNQRAALRILPDASLPANLSKVSSLQESLNMQVSNHSDLIQAVHLYAPRQHLLLSSLYGLKFRADQQAGAAYWMDWVNGMNLNSRNSLWTEARFVPDDIISSIPGGSGSQLITYVHSYPFQSPGAASELLIAIDLKESALRAILQNMMPARYQSSFIATPSGGIVAGSNPDAAAQADTYAASISNALASPQTSGNMSQEIGGSTYVISYQDLPTTGWKLFSAAPANLFYEKWLVVQRVILSLCLLALLVGICLSGILAKLNYSPLKRLLRTIKDLYGPGPEVPGVPGPALNEFGIIDSAFIRLNDKVTTLEGTLEASSPHIRQNMILNLLQDSPAQGSVTADPQFLGLSPEHRHYCCLLLNTRGAYARMSLSGLQAAISGMTGTLEAIRLQGIRILAEELPDKQTVVIISAREASGKLLEQLSDQITAAAEQHFQLNIQLSQGCWVDAISLLHTSYAEAQTLMKYAYFLPESKVLKDRELLKKEQSLDEIPQPVLMRFKDKLQTRQLDETLAALEQLIAVMREGSYPADYCHFVLANTVFMYSDYLKSIRYTPSAYGHLDLYNEYIALPDIRHLQEWFAASIGTFIMETQKRNSDRALSTIEAAKAYIGEHLSGDLSLDAVSAKVFISPKYLSKLFKEELGITYTDYITGIRMEEARRLIENNNMSIEQIAGTVGYGTTPYFIKRFKEIYGCTPGNYLRTVNTLPPQAEISMG, encoded by the coding sequence TTGCGAAAATGGAACTCTGCCTTTGCCGCCCTAGCCGCTTCATACATCTCTGTTGTGTTAGTCATTGTCCTCTTACTCTGCTCTGCCTTCTATCTGTATTTCTCGAACCATTATAAGGAAGAGCTGCAGGGACGCAACCGGCTCATCCTTGACAATACCGCCCGTACCCTTGAAGCCTCCGTGCTTCAGCGGGTGCAGCAGATCTATCTTGAAGTCTCACTGAACCAGCGTGCTGCGCTCCGTATACTGCCAGATGCTTCACTTCCAGCGAATCTCAGTAAGGTGAGTAGCCTACAGGAATCGCTGAATATGCAGGTATCCAATCATTCAGACCTGATACAAGCCGTACATCTGTATGCGCCCAGGCAACACCTCCTGCTCTCCTCGCTGTATGGGCTGAAATTCCGTGCGGACCAGCAGGCGGGTGCCGCCTACTGGATGGATTGGGTGAACGGCATGAACCTTAATTCCCGTAACAGCCTCTGGACGGAGGCACGGTTCGTGCCGGACGATATCATCTCCAGCATCCCCGGCGGCAGCGGCAGCCAGCTGATCACCTATGTGCACAGCTATCCGTTCCAGTCCCCCGGGGCAGCCAGCGAGCTGCTGATTGCCATTGATCTGAAGGAGAGCGCGCTGCGCGCCATTCTGCAGAATATGATGCCTGCCCGCTATCAGAGCAGCTTCATTGCTACGCCCTCCGGGGGAATCGTGGCCGGCTCGAATCCGGATGCTGCGGCCCAGGCCGATACCTATGCTGCCAGCATCTCGAATGCGTTAGCCTCCCCTCAGACATCCGGGAACATGAGCCAGGAGATTGGAGGCAGCACCTACGTCATTTCCTATCAGGACCTGCCGACCACCGGGTGGAAGCTCTTTAGTGCGGCTCCGGCCAACCTGTTCTATGAGAAATGGCTCGTTGTCCAGAGGGTCATCCTCTCCCTGTGTCTGCTTGCTCTATTGGTAGGAATCTGTCTGTCCGGCATTCTGGCTAAATTGAATTACAGTCCGCTTAAGCGGCTGCTTCGCACTATTAAGGACCTCTACGGCCCGGGGCCTGAGGTGCCAGGAGTGCCGGGACCCGCCCTTAACGAATTCGGAATTATTGACTCCGCCTTCATCCGTCTGAACGACAAAGTCACCACACTGGAGGGGACGCTTGAGGCTAGCAGTCCGCATATCCGGCAGAATATGATCCTGAATCTCCTTCAGGACAGCCCTGCCCAAGGCAGTGTAACCGCAGATCCGCAATTCCTGGGACTCTCTCCGGAGCACCGTCATTACTGCTGCCTGCTCCTCAACACCCGTGGAGCCTACGCCCGTATGAGTCTAAGCGGCTTGCAGGCAGCCATAAGCGGGATGACCGGAACGCTTGAGGCGATCCGGCTTCAGGGAATCCGTATTCTGGCCGAGGAGCTGCCGGACAAGCAGACGGTTGTTATTATCAGCGCGCGCGAAGCCTCCGGGAAGCTGCTCGAACAGCTCTCGGACCAGATTACAGCAGCAGCGGAGCAGCATTTCCAGCTGAATATTCAGCTCTCGCAGGGCTGCTGGGTAGATGCCATCAGCCTTCTCCACACGAGCTACGCTGAAGCGCAGACCTTGATGAAGTATGCTTATTTTCTGCCGGAGAGCAAGGTCTTGAAGGACCGGGAGCTGCTGAAGAAGGAGCAGAGTCTGGATGAAATCCCGCAGCCTGTGCTGATGAGATTCAAGGATAAGCTGCAGACCCGGCAGCTGGATGAGACTCTGGCCGCGCTGGAGCAGCTGATAGCCGTCATGCGGGAAGGCAGCTACCCGGCGGATTATTGCCACTTCGTTCTGGCGAACACCGTATTTATGTACTCGGATTATCTGAAAAGCATCCGCTATACCCCTTCTGCTTACGGGCATCTGGATCTGTATAACGAATATATTGCCCTGCCGGATATCCGTCATTTGCAGGAGTGGTTCGCCGCCTCCATCGGCACCTTCATCATGGAGACGCAGAAGCGGAACAGTGACCGCGCGCTCTCGACCATTGAAGCAGCCAAGGCCTATATCGGGGAGCATCTGTCCGGGGATCTATCGCTGGATGCCGTATCCGCCAAGGTCTTCATCAGTCCCAAATATCTAAGCAAGCTGTTCAAGGAAGAGCTGGGGATCACCTACACCGACTATATTACCGGCATCCGAATGGAAGAGGCCCGGCGGCTGATTGAGAACAACAATATGTCGATTGAACAAATAGCAGGCACGGTCGGTTATGGAACAACTCCCTACTTCATCAAGCGCTTCAAGGAGATCTACGGCTGTACACCGGGGAATTATCTGCGAACCGTGAATACACTGCCGCCGCAGGCGGAGATTAGCATGGGATAA